A stretch of Arachis hypogaea cultivar Tifrunner chromosome 15, arahy.Tifrunner.gnm2.J5K5, whole genome shotgun sequence DNA encodes these proteins:
- the LOC112750122 gene encoding uncharacterized protein, whose amino-acid sequence MLRTDEPISVVKWTEEKGEEALDQSAERVGEQNKSQGAGVVEQYVEAEPLAQELQDQYSIVHPETICSSLPTVLNVIDYQKPLDLLGSECVLSEGQLKQQMSSLDVPEQKQDGNSVSGDPEKHSPNNQCRGGHLKSKPVADDPGVLFTVT is encoded by the exons ATGCTAAGGACTGATGAGCCAATTAGTGTGGTGAAATGGACAGAAGAGAAGGGGGAAGAAGCACTTGACCAGTCAGCTGAAAGGGTTGGAGAGCAGAATAAATCACAAGGGGCTGGAGTTGTAGAACAATATGTTGAAGCAGAGCCTCTAGCACAGGAGTTACAGGATCAG TACTCCATAGTGCACCCAGAAACAATTTGTTCATCCCTCCCAACTGTGCTGAATGTTATTGATTACCAGAAGCCACTTGATCTTCTGGGTTCAGAATGTGTACTGTCAGAAGGACAATTGAAACAACAAATGTCTTCTTTGGATGTTCCTGAACAAAAGCAAGATGGGAACTCAGTATCTGGTGATCCTGAGAAGCATTCTCCAAATAACCAATGCAGAGGGGGGCACCTGAAATCTAAGCCAGTTGCAGATGATCCAGGAGTGCTTTTTACCGTTACGTGA